TAATGTAAGCTGTGCAGGCACTTGCCCACAGATCCTCAAGCTCTCTGCTCCCAACCTGCTCAGACACACCCACTCCCTCGGCACTCCACCGGTGTCATCCCTTCTTAGGGTGCAGTGATGGTCTCTCTAGGATTTAGGTATAATAACTGTTTTCCTAAGTCTTCCTGTGCCTCCTCTGTGGCTGCACATGACTAGCGATCCCCTGCTGAGTCAATGACACTTGAGAGGCAAGTCCATCCTGACACTGGTTGGAATCCCTTAGGTACAGGCATCATCTCTGGAAAGGCTGTACAGACACCTTTACTGATCGTTTCTTCTCTAAGTGCCTGGGGGCCTAGTCACCTTATACATCCTCTGAGACATGAACCCCTACAAGGTCCACTCAAAATACAAGACGTCCACCATGGCCAGGGCCAGAGAAGGATCCCTAGAGGCCATCTGACACCAGAGGGAGGAAGTGACCTTTGTCAATGGAGGCAGAGCAACAGAACTGTAAGTGgtcagaatgaagagaaaaagcagggtCCACTGTCATACAGTGGAAACAACACAAGGGAACATCGCTGGGCAGGAGCATCAGCAATCAGTTATCCATCTGTAGGCAAATGGCCCGTGGATATTCAGCACAATTACTAGCAACAAGAAGACTGAGAAGATGTCTCTATTCTTGTATTGCTTTCACATTAAGCCACTGAGAGCTCTGTGGAGAACAAACATTTAGAAGCAGCATTTCCAGGAATCAGTAGTTCACTCAAGTTGGTTATGTCTGTAAACTGGAGCTCCCTCTCCTAACTCATTCCCACCGCAACTAAGTGCTCACCTCACCAAGAACGCTGGTGGTTCTACTTGTCCACAGGGAACTAGGGAAGATGTGTGTCCAATTCTGCCTCCCACGCTGCTCATCTGCAGGAGCCTGACTCCTGGGGATCTCTGCCTGGAGACTACTGACATGAGGAACATTTAGGTTTTCGCTATTAGGAATGAATAAGACAGTGTAATGAAAAAAAGTTTGTAGCTGCATAGGAAGTTAAGAAAAACATACCAGAACAAAAAAAGTTCAAAAGTTATATATTTAATACTATTATCccagaatatatatagaaaatttgacACAATTACAAAAATAACTTAATTTTATAACCAATCCTCCATTAATGAAACATAGAACAGCACTTTCTGAGTTTgtgggtggcatcccacataaagtacagaagactggcagagatgttagctcaggtacaatcTTTATCCCACAAAAATGTCAAAGACCTAAACACTGGGTAATCacatataaaaatggaaagtaaCTAAACATACTGCATTTATCATTTAGAGAGCAGTCAGATGTAAGAGAAAACGCTCACAAATTGCCAGATACATTCACAAATGCTGCTTTCAATCATGGAAATatccagaaagaagaaatggaagattaCTGCAGCCTCGCAACAATGCAACCAGGGAAGGAAGTTTCCTGCATTTGTGGCTGCAGCATTAAATCTGTGAGGGTGGAGGCAGGAAACAGATCCACTAGTAGAGAACAAGATACTCCCTACAGAATTCATGTCATTAGGAGAAGCATTGGAGATGAAGGGGGTCAAGGATGAGAGAAGGTCACTGTGTGACAGCATGAACAAGTGGCCTGATAGTCACCAAAGAGCTTCAGGAAAATGCAAGGAATTGTGTGAACCTACAAACAAAAGAGGATCAATGATTGGGGAGCTTGTGGGAAAGTCTGTGGAACCTACTGCTTAGGAGGGAACTGACGTCAAACATGGTGCTTGACTGGGGGCTGTTCCAGATGGGCAGAGCCAGGAGTCAGAAAAGTGTGCTGTGACACAGGCCCCTAGGTTCCCACACACCTCTGTCTCCTGATGGGACAGGAGAACTGACAATCATGGCTTCTGCACTTCCACTTTCCAAACCTCATGTGTCTTCCTCTGCTCGGGCACTTCAACTCAGAACCACAAACAGAAGGACTCTGGGATACATGGTTTCCCACCTTCCCCAAAGTGACAGCACAGTTCAGTAGAAGCATCTGGACACCAGCTCCATCTTCATGCCACAACTCTCTCTTCTGAACTCAAAGCATCGTGACAATTTCCAACCAAGATCAAGGACAATGAGAAGAGTCCAATTATGAACATAACCAGATGGCACTTTCCAGATCTTTCCCCAGTTACTAATGTCTGTGAGAAACAGAGATGTGGTACCCACTAGCAACAAACAAGTGTAGAGACACATCTTTCAATAATAAAGACTACAAGGGAAGGTGGATATGGAGTTGGAAGATTCCAGTATCTGCCACAGTGGACCAGAAAAGAAATTTCAACAATACAGGTCTCACATCATCACCACATAGTAGGATCATAATGGAAAGAATCAAAACTTTTTATCTAAAATTATATCAAGTTGCacacggaaaaaaaaaaagcaaaaacacattACCCCTGGGTCCAAAAGATGTTGTACTAGAAAGGAGACAAGTGTTAGAGTAAGTGTACAATTATTTATAGTCTGAGATaaaatatatgtctttatattgagagtttctctccagtgtgtgtTCTTACATGTGCGCGCAGGGACCCAAGGTGACGGAAACCTTTCCCACAGTGCTGACACACATAGGGTGTCTCCTCACTGTGCGTTCTCATGTGTCCTCGCAGAGAGACGAGATGCCTGAAAGCTTTCCCGCAGTCCTgacattcatagggcttctcccCACTGTGCGTTCGCTCATGTCCTCGCAGGGACGAGAGGTACTTAAAGGCTTTCCCACAATGCTGACACTCATAAGGCTTCTCCTCACTGTGCATTCTCACATGCTCTCGAAGGGATGAGGAACaaatgaaggctttcccacattccgtacattcatagggtttcacTCCACTGTGCGTTTTCACGTGTTTTTTACAGTATTTAGGACAACTGAAGGCTTTCCCGCATAAATTACAGACgaaaggtttctctccagtgtgctTTCTCATGTGTCCTCGCAGGCACTTGAGATacctgaaggccttcccacactgCCTGCATTCATAGGGTTTGTCTCCGCTGTGAGTTCTCGTGTGTTCTCGAAGGTATGAGTACCAACGGAAAGCTTTCCCGCAGTGCTCACactcatagggcttctctccagtgtgcaGTCGCACATGCTCTCTAAAGTATGAGGGGCgactgaaggccttcccacactccTGACATtgatagggtttctctccagtgtgcgTTCTCATGTGTCGTGTCAGGTAGGAGTAATatataaaggctttcccacacacTTTACATGTGTGGcttttttctccagtgtgaactctcaGATGTCCCCAGAAAGATGAGGCACAAGTGTAAACTTTCCCACATTCGTTACACTCGAAAGATTTTTTACCACGGAGACTCTTCACATGTCTCTTAGATGCTCTCCTAGTATCCTGCCGTCCTTTACAGGGCTTCTCTACAATGTCTGTTTCCACATGAGTGCTTAGGCACGAGACACAACTGCAGGCCCGCCCACATTCCTCACATGGATGAGGTTTGTGTCCAGTGTGAGGTCTTTGCCGATTCTTAAGGAGAGAACAATCCCTGAGGGCTTTTCCACACTTCGTGCATTCACCGGGTTTAACTCCAGCTGGACACCTCTCATGCACAGGAAGGTCTGTAATCTGCTTTAGGGTTTCTCCACAGCCATCACCTCCATTACATCCATGGAGACTCTCCAGCAAATGGCTCCTGTTCAAAATGGGAGGCACACTGTGAGGGATTGATTATAAGTGATTTCTTTATTAATGACTTTACTTACAGTTGATTATTTTGAGTATTTCTCATTTTCAGTGAATGGGTATGTTCTCAGTATTGTCTGTATTTTAACAAAGTAAAACAGGCTCAATGCTCAGGCTGACAACTCAAGTATAGCCATAGCTTTCAGTATCTTACGCATGGGGTTTCCTGATTATTGTTTCACGAGACGCTCCATATCTACATCACATTGATGAAAATCTTATCTTGTGAAAATTCTCTGGGGACACAACTTTTTAGCTAGGTTTCTAATTTTTCCGTAACTTCAAGTCAGTCTAACTGTCTCCTCCAATCCCTTCCTCCTGCGGGAATGCCACTCACCTCAAACAACTCTCCTGGGTTTGGCACTGATCTTCAATGCTATGAAATGCCCAGTTTTCTCCAAAAACAGACCAGGGATCACTTCTTGTGAACATTACTATTTTCtctttactgaatattttattcttgaaaaCATCCTGCTGAGGACTTGATCCGTTGGTTTTAACTTGAGTGCAACAATCTGCAAGAATtggtaaaataatttaatttcttggGAAAGAAATGGTGGGATAAAGGCAAAAAATAAGAGCATACGTGGATTTCTTTTCATACGCTCATccaaaa
The Equus caballus isolate H_3958 breed thoroughbred chromosome 7, TB-T2T, whole genome shotgun sequence genome window above contains:
- the LOC100059925 gene encoding zinc finger protein 77 isoform X2 — translated: MDSLVFEDVAVNFTPEEWALLDGAQRKLYRDVMLETCRNLASVDCCTQVKTNGSSPQQDVFKNKIFSKEKIVMFTRSDPWSVFGENWAFHSIEDQCQTQESCLRSHLLESLHGCNGGDGCGETLKQITDLPVHERCPAGVKPGECTKCGKALRDCSLLKNRQRPHTGHKPHPCEECGRACSCVSCLSTHVETDIVEKPCKGRQDTRRASKRHVKSLRGKKSFECNECGKVYTCASSFWGHLRVHTGEKSHTCKVCGKAFIYYSYLTRHMRTHTGEKPYQCQECGKAFSRPSYFREHVRLHTGEKPYECEHCGKAFRWYSYLREHTRTHSGDKPYECRQCGKAFRYLKCLRGHMRKHTGEKPFVCNLCGKAFSCPKYCKKHVKTHSGVKPYECTECGKAFICSSSLREHVRMHSEEKPYECQHCGKAFKYLSSLRGHERTHSGEKPYECQDCGKAFRHLVSLRGHMRTHSEETPYVCQHCGKGFRHLGSLRAHVRTHTGEKLSI
- the LOC100059925 gene encoding zinc finger protein 77 isoform X3, producing MLETCRNLASVDCCTQVKTNGSSPQQDVFKNKIFSKEKIVMFTRSDPWSVFGENWAFHSIEDQCQTQESCLRSHLLESLHGCNGGDGCGETLKQITDLPVHERCPAGVKPGECTKCGKALRDCSLLKNRQRPHTGHKPHPCEECGRACSCVSCLSTHVETDIVEKPCKGRQDTRRASKRHVKSLRGKKSFECNECGKVYTCASSFWGHLRVHTGEKSHTCKVCGKAFIYYSYLTRHMRTHTGEKPYQCQECGKAFSRPSYFREHVRLHTGEKPYECEHCGKAFRWYSYLREHTRTHSGDKPYECRQCGKAFRYLKCLRGHMRKHTGEKPFVCNLCGKAFSCPKYCKKHVKTHSGVKPYECTECGKAFICSSSLREHVRMHSEEKPYECQHCGKAFKYLSSLRGHERTHSGEKPYECQDCGKAFRHLVSLRGHMRTHSEETPYVCQHCGKGFRHLGSLRAHVRTHTGEKLSI
- the LOC100059925 gene encoding zinc finger protein 77 isoform X4, yielding MFTRSDPWSVFGENWAFHSIEDQCQTQESCLRSHLLESLHGCNGGDGCGETLKQITDLPVHERCPAGVKPGECTKCGKALRDCSLLKNRQRPHTGHKPHPCEECGRACSCVSCLSTHVETDIVEKPCKGRQDTRRASKRHVKSLRGKKSFECNECGKVYTCASSFWGHLRVHTGEKSHTCKVCGKAFIYYSYLTRHMRTHTGEKPYQCQECGKAFSRPSYFREHVRLHTGEKPYECEHCGKAFRWYSYLREHTRTHSGDKPYECRQCGKAFRYLKCLRGHMRKHTGEKPFVCNLCGKAFSCPKYCKKHVKTHSGVKPYECTECGKAFICSSSLREHVRMHSEEKPYECQHCGKAFKYLSSLRGHERTHSGEKPYECQDCGKAFRHLVSLRGHMRTHSEETPYVCQHCGKGFRHLGSLRAHVRTHTGEKLSI